In one window of Cydia pomonella isolate Wapato2018A chromosome 16, ilCydPomo1, whole genome shotgun sequence DNA:
- the LOC133526215 gene encoding uncharacterized protein LOC133526215: MDPEFPGLAIATALLSCEEAVVDVRGYVTSGDCPTAVVEAEKEHVMVGVQIRVDGRPGLLLADPGYHVPRVVTVMQDGLYPHTGWFTQTDDQFLKEYSYAFSPHNSNYVEWRERTTRDGNVKRQTSLVYTSRPYLDGVNVTERRNLVYNFRSLLARDQKGQLVAGLYFPVGARGKDASFTLFFDTGAEKRKTKHKFSLFTDEIEISQTLSDEIELCNSQMNYPQGELRRILTKLAKVVSHQPFIEQMLEINEDICRMSL; encoded by the exons ATGGACCCTGAATTCCCTGGCTTGGCTATAGCGACCGCTTTACTCTCCTGCGAAGAGGCAGTGGTGGATGTCCGGGGTTATGTCACCAGTGGAGACTGTCCGACGGCGGTAGTGGAGGCCGAGAAGGAACACGTTATGGTGGGAGTCCAGATCCGGGTGGATGGAAGACCGGGGCTGCTGCTAGCCGATCCGGGGTACCACGTGCCTAGGGTTGTCACTGTCATGCAGGATGGACTTTATCCTCACACCG GCTGGTTCACACAAACCGACGATCAGTTCCTCAAAGAGTACAGCTACGCGTTTAGCCCCCACAACTCCAACTACGTCGAATGGCGGGAGCGGACCACTCGGGACGGCAATGTGAAGCGCCAGACCTCACTAGTTTACACCTCGAGGCCGTATCTGGATGGCGTCAATGTTACCGAAAGGAGGAACCTGGTCTACAACTTTAG GAGCCTCCTAGCCCGCGACCAGAAAGGCCAGCTCGTGGCCGGCCTGTACTTCCCCGTCGGCGCGCGCGGCAAGGACGCCTCCTTCACACTGTTCTTCGACACCGGGGCTGAGAAGAGGAAGACTAAACACAAGTTCAGCTTGTTCACTGACGAGATTGAG ATCTCACAAACCCTGTCCGACGAGATCGAGCTCTGCAACAGCCAAATGAACTACCCTCAAGGCGAACTCCGTCGCATCCTTACCAAGCTCGCCAAGGTCGTCTCCCACCAGCCCTTCATCGAGCAGATGCTCGAGATCAACGAGGACATCTGCCGCATGAGCCTCTGA